A single window of Nicotiana sylvestris chromosome 5, ASM39365v2, whole genome shotgun sequence DNA harbors:
- the LOC138868398 gene encoding uncharacterized protein, with protein MDDCQKAFDRIKDYLSKPHVLVPPKPGRLLFLYLSLMDNSFGCVLGQHDETGKQEQAIYYLSKKFTNYEVKLVKWQIPFTEFDIVYVTRTAMKAQALADHLAENPIDDEYMPLSTYFLDEEVNSIEEVVPDDNPVWKMYFDGAVNIKRVGIGAILISPIGHHYPAIAQLRFFCTNNTAEYEACIMGLKMAIDLDVHELLVMRDSDLLIRQAQGEWET; from the exons ATGGacgattgccaaaaagcttttgacaggATCAAAGACTATCTGTCAAAACCCCATGTACTGGTCCCACCTAAACCAGGTAGGcttttgtttttatatttatcgttgatggataattcctttggatgcgttctgggacaacatgatgaaacaggcaAACAGGAACAAGCAATctattatttgagcaagaagttcaccaattatgaggttaa GCTCGTAAAATGGCAAATCCCGTTCAccgagttcgatatcgtctatgtcactcgcaccgcgatgaaagcacaggctttggcagatcatttggcagagaatccaatTGATGATGAGTACATGCCACTTAGCACATACTTCCTAGATGAAGAGGTCAACTCAATAGAGGAAGTAGTTCCAGACGATAACCCTGTGtggaaaatgtattttgatgggGCTGTCAATATCAAAAGAGTTGGTATCGGGGCAATCCTCATCTCACCTATTGGACATCATTACCCTGCAATAGCTCAACTTCGGTTCTTCTGTACCAATAATACGGCAGAATACGAAGCTTGTATCATGGGTCTGAAAATGGCCATCGATCTGGATGTGCATGAACTATTGGTTATGAGAGATTCCGACTtgcttatccggcaagcccagggCGAATGGGAGACTTGA